The proteins below come from a single Miscanthus floridulus cultivar M001 chromosome 1, ASM1932011v1, whole genome shotgun sequence genomic window:
- the LOC136452508 gene encoding uncharacterized protein, with product MVIPPPVRAPAITKFLKPYILKMHFTNNFVSAQVIHTPTARVTCSASSQEKLLRPSMEPTRDVAAAAKIGKLLGERLLFKGIPALSVSMSRDQKYHGKVKAVIDSLRDAGVKLL from the coding sequence ATGGTTATCCCTCCACCAGTTAGAGCACCTGCAATCACCAAGTTCCTGAAGCCCTATATTTTGAAGATGCATTTCACAAACAATTTTGTGAGTGCTCAGGTCATCCACACCCCGACGGCCAGAGTCACATGCTCTGCAAGCTCTCAGGAGAAACTGCTGAGGCCAAGCATGGAGCCAACACGGGATGTTGCTGCGGCTGCAAAGATTGGGAAGTTGCTTGGGGAGCGATTGCTGTTCAAGGGTATCCCTGCGTTATCTGTCTCCATGTCAAGAGATCAGAAGTACCATGGCAAGGTCAAGGCCGTGATAGATTCTCTTAGAGATGCAGGTGTGAAATTGCTATGA
- the LOC136452490 gene encoding uncharacterized mitochondrial protein AtMg00810-like — translation MKDHGKLHHFLGMQVQHRDGCLLLSQQQYMMEILDRAGMTECKPCSTPVDTNPKLSAVSGDPVQDPSDFRSLAGALQYLTFTRPDIAYAVQQVCLHMHDPREPHLAALKWILRYVCRTLHLGLVLRPSSQHELVAYSDADWAGYPDTRKSTSGYAVFLGDNLISWSSKCQNTVSRSSAEAEYRAVANTVAEAS, via the coding sequence ATGAAGGACCATGGCAAGTTACACCATTTTCTTGGAATGCAAGTTCAGCACCGGGATGGATGTCTGCTTTTGTCTCAGCAACAATACATGATGGAGATTCTTGACCGGGCTGGTATGACTGAATGCAAACCCTGCTCTACTCCAGTTGACACCAATCCAAAGCTATCTGCAGTAAGTGGTGACCCAGTTCAGGATCCCTCTGATTTTCGCAGCCTAGCTGGTGCTCTTCAGTACCTCACTTTTACTCGTCCGGACATTGCTTATGCTGTTCAGCAAGTGTGTCTCCACATGCATGATCCACGGGAACCTCACTTGGCTGCCCTCAAGTGGATCCTTCGGTATGTTTGCAGGACTCTACATTTGGGGTTGGTGCTCCGcccctcatcccaacatgagctggTCGCCTACTCTGATGCTGACTGGGCCGGCTACCCAGATACTCGCAAGTCCACTTCTGGATATGCGGTCTTCCTTGGTGATAACCTCATTTCCTGGTCCTCCAAATGCCAAAACACTGTGTCCCGATCCAGTGCCGAAGCTGAATATCGCGCCGTTGCCAACACTGTTGCAGAAGCTTCCTAG